One window of Tenacibaculum maritimum NCIMB 2154 genomic DNA carries:
- a CDS encoding pyridoxal-phosphate dependent enzyme produces the protein MKYAKNILETIGNTPLVQLNSVTKEIDALILAKVETFNPGNSVKDRMALKMIEDAEADGRLKPGGTIIEGTSGNTGMGLALAAIVKGYKCIFVISDKQSKEKMDILRAVGAEVVVCPTNVEPDDPRSYYSVSKRLGEETPNSWYVNQYDNPSNAQAHYEQTGPEIWEQTEGKITHFVVGVGTGGTISGTAKYLKEKNPNIKIWGIDTYGSVFKKYHETGIFDENEIYPYITEGIGEDILPKNVDFSLIDGFTKVTDKDAAVYTRKIAKEEGIFVGNSAGSAIKGLLQLKDEFKKDDVVVVLFHDHGSRYVGKMFNDDWMKDRGFLEKEVTTAEDLVKSHIEEPMVTIQTEELVSHAIERMRHFKISQIPVRDINGFVGSVDETALLRSYLTDKDIADTPIREVMGAPYPIVKKGTSIEDVSKLITKDNQAVLIDLENGKYHIITKYDVISAI, from the coding sequence ATGAAGTACGCAAAAAATATATTAGAAACTATAGGAAATACTCCTTTAGTACAATTAAATTCAGTAACAAAGGAAATAGATGCTTTAATATTAGCTAAGGTTGAAACATTTAATCCAGGAAATTCTGTAAAAGACAGGATGGCATTAAAAATGATTGAAGATGCCGAGGCGGATGGACGTTTGAAGCCAGGAGGTACTATTATAGAAGGAACCTCAGGTAATACAGGGATGGGGCTAGCTTTAGCAGCAATTGTTAAAGGTTATAAGTGTATTTTTGTGATTTCAGACAAACAGTCTAAAGAAAAAATGGACATTTTGCGTGCAGTAGGAGCTGAAGTAGTAGTTTGCCCAACAAATGTTGAACCAGATGACCCTCGTTCATATTATTCAGTATCTAAAAGACTAGGAGAAGAAACACCAAATTCATGGTATGTTAATCAATATGATAATCCTTCAAATGCACAAGCTCATTATGAACAAACAGGTCCTGAAATTTGGGAGCAGACAGAAGGGAAAATAACTCATTTTGTAGTAGGAGTAGGAACTGGAGGAACTATTTCGGGAACAGCGAAGTACTTAAAAGAAAAGAACCCGAATATCAAGATTTGGGGAATTGATACTTATGGATCTGTGTTTAAAAAATATCATGAAACAGGTATTTTTGATGAAAATGAGATTTATCCGTATATAACAGAAGGTATTGGAGAAGATATTTTACCTAAAAATGTTGATTTTAGTTTGATAGATGGTTTTACAAAAGTAACAGATAAAGATGCTGCGGTTTATACACGTAAAATAGCTAAAGAAGAAGGGATATTTGTAGGGAATTCAGCAGGGTCAGCTATTAAAGGTTTATTGCAGCTTAAAGATGAATTTAAGAAAGATGATGTTGTTGTTGTGTTGTTTCATGATCATGGAAGTAGGTATGTAGGTAAGATGTTTAATGATGATTGGATGAAGGATAGAGGTTTTCTAGAGAAGGAAGTAACAACTGCTGAAGATCTAGTAAAATCTCATATAGAAGAACCTATGGTAACTATTCAAACAGAAGAATTAGTATCACATGCAATAGAAAGAATGCGCCATTTTAAGATTTCACAGATACCTGTAAGAGATATTAATGGCTTTGTTGGATCGGTAGATGAAACAGCTTTGCTAAGAAGCTATTTGACAGATAAAGATATAGCAGATACTCCTATTAGAGAAGTAATGGGGGCACCTTATCCAATAGTAAAGAAAGGAACTTCTATTGAAGATGTTTCTAAGTTAATTACTAAAGATAATCAAGCAGTACTGATTGATTTAGAAAATGGAAAATATCATATCATAACCAAATATGATGTTATTAGTGCAATATAG
- a CDS encoding ABC transporter permease, which produces MNYELFIAKRIAAGKAHKNSISSPIIKIAITAIALGIIIMLIAIATAAGLQHKIRDKMSGFKGHIQITNYDNNNSDISTVPISKYQDFYPNFKNIKGVRNVQVFANKGGVIRTPKDFEGVIFKGVSGDYDWSFFKEYLVEGRLPNFQLNRNKEIIVSRSLANRLSLKVKDTIQVWFDSKTKAKFKLRKPIIVGIYNTGFEQFDKNIVIGDIREVQKINKWAENEVGGFEVLLNNFDDVVQKGDEIYGSIGATLNSMTIIDNNPAIFEWIELFDNNVWFIIGIMILIAGINMITALLVLILERVQMIGILKALGSSNWSIRKIFLYNASSLILKGLFWGNIIGLSILLIQKYFKVISLNPATYYVTTVPIHINILAILLLNVGTLILCYLMLVIPSYIITKIHPSKSIRFA; this is translated from the coding sequence TTGAATTACGAATTATTTATAGCCAAACGAATAGCTGCTGGCAAAGCGCATAAAAATAGTATATCGTCGCCAATTATAAAAATTGCAATAACAGCAATTGCATTAGGAATTATCATCATGTTAATTGCGATAGCAACAGCAGCTGGACTGCAGCATAAAATACGTGATAAGATGTCGGGCTTTAAAGGACATATACAAATAACAAACTACGACAATAATAACTCTGATATATCAACAGTTCCTATAAGCAAATACCAAGATTTCTATCCAAATTTTAAAAATATTAAGGGAGTTAGAAATGTTCAAGTTTTTGCAAATAAGGGGGGAGTAATCCGAACGCCAAAAGATTTTGAGGGAGTCATTTTTAAAGGAGTTTCGGGCGATTATGATTGGTCTTTTTTCAAAGAATATTTAGTTGAAGGAAGATTGCCTAACTTCCAACTTAATAGGAATAAGGAGATTATTGTTTCAAGATCGCTGGCAAATCGGCTAAGTTTAAAAGTAAAAGATACCATTCAAGTTTGGTTTGATAGCAAAACAAAAGCTAAATTTAAGCTAAGAAAACCTATTATTGTAGGAATTTACAATACAGGATTTGAGCAATTTGATAAGAATATAGTTATTGGAGATATTCGAGAAGTTCAAAAAATTAATAAATGGGCTGAAAATGAGGTAGGAGGTTTTGAAGTGCTATTAAATAATTTTGACGATGTAGTACAAAAAGGGGATGAAATTTATGGGAGTATAGGGGCTACCTTAAATAGTATGACCATTATTGATAATAACCCTGCTATTTTTGAATGGATAGAGTTGTTTGACAATAATGTATGGTTTATTATTGGTATTATGATTCTTATAGCAGGAATTAACATGATTACAGCCCTTTTGGTCTTAATTTTAGAAAGAGTACAAATGATTGGGATTCTAAAAGCATTAGGAAGTAGCAATTGGAGTATTCGAAAAATCTTCTTATACAATGCTTCTTCTTTAATTTTAAAAGGACTTTTTTGGGGAAATATAATAGGGCTATCTATTTTATTAATTCAAAAATATTTTAAAGTTATTAGTCTAAATCCGGCAACTTATTATGTAACAACAGTTCCTATTCATATCAATATTTTAGCGATACTATTACTTAACGTAGGTACTCTCATTCTATGTTATTTAATGCTTGTGATCCCTTCTTATATTATAACAAAAATTCACCCATCAAAATCCATTCGATTTGCATAA
- a CDS encoding exo-beta-N-acetylmuramidase NamZ family protein, with translation MIKLSNSKSTYLFFLLLMISQLISCAQKSKAISIKNDEIKKNNVNIIKTGADRTTLYIDRLKNKSIAIVANQTSILSVPKRSEVAPNIMGSKNVTLHLVDYLHRYKNIHIKKVFAPEHGFRGKADAGELIKDGIDTQTGLPVISLYGKNKKPSLNHLKGIDIVLFDIQDVGTRFYTYISSLHYVMEACAEAGIPVIILDRPNPNGHYIDGPVLKSNFKSFVGMHPVPVVYGMTIGEYGQMINGEKWMKDGIRCNLSVIPLKNYTHKDSYNLPIKPSPNLPNKIAINLYPSLCFFEGTNVSVGRGTNKQFQIYGSPYLNKTKFFFTPKPNEGAKYPKHENKICYGENLSQTPSMNQLNLSWLLKAYKQTSSVKTVFWNPFFTKLAGTEELQLQITKGFSEKDIRASWEEDLNVFKKVREKYLLYK, from the coding sequence ATGATAAAATTAAGTAACTCCAAAAGTACATATTTATTCTTTCTTTTATTGATGATTTCTCAACTGATTTCTTGTGCTCAAAAATCAAAAGCTATCTCTATAAAAAATGATGAAATAAAAAAAAACAACGTTAATATCATAAAAACAGGAGCAGACAGAACAACATTATATATTGATAGGCTCAAAAACAAGAGCATTGCTATTGTTGCTAACCAAACTTCTATCTTATCTGTCCCGAAAAGATCAGAGGTAGCTCCTAATATTATGGGAAGTAAAAATGTAACTTTACATTTAGTAGATTACCTACATCGTTATAAAAACATACATATTAAAAAGGTATTTGCTCCTGAACACGGATTCCGAGGTAAAGCAGATGCCGGTGAGCTTATTAAAGATGGCATTGATACCCAAACAGGGCTTCCTGTGATTTCTCTGTATGGTAAAAATAAAAAGCCTTCTCTAAACCACTTAAAAGGAATTGATATCGTTCTATTTGATATTCAAGATGTTGGTACTCGCTTTTATACTTATATCTCTTCTTTACATTATGTAATGGAAGCTTGTGCTGAGGCTGGAATTCCTGTAATTATTTTAGATAGACCTAATCCAAATGGGCATTATATTGATGGCCCTGTATTAAAAAGCAACTTTAAAAGTTTTGTTGGTATGCATCCTGTTCCTGTCGTTTACGGAATGACTATAGGAGAATATGGACAGATGATTAATGGTGAAAAGTGGATGAAAGATGGAATTCGATGCAACTTATCTGTAATACCATTAAAAAACTATACCCATAAAGATTCTTATAATTTACCCATAAAACCATCTCCTAACCTACCTAATAAAATTGCTATAAACTTATATCCTAGCTTATGTTTCTTTGAAGGCACAAATGTTTCAGTAGGAAGGGGCACTAACAAGCAATTTCAAATTTATGGTTCTCCTTATTTAAATAAAACAAAGTTCTTCTTTACTCCTAAACCAAATGAAGGAGCCAAATACCCGAAACACGAAAATAAAATTTGCTATGGTGAAAATCTTAGTCAGACACCTTCTATGAATCAACTAAATTTATCATGGCTATTAAAAGCTTATAAGCAAACCTCTAGCGTAAAGACAGTATTTTGGAATCCTTTTTTTACAAAATTAGCTGGAACAGAAGAATTACAATTACAAATAACTAAAGGCTTTTCTGAAAAAGACATAAGAGCCTCTTGGGAAGAAGATTTGAACGTGTTTAAAAAAGTAAGAGAAAAATATTTGCTCTATAAGTAG
- a CDS encoding PLP-dependent cysteine synthase family protein, with translation MVRNQGITQNILELVGETPLVKLHNITKNLKGNYYAKLEAFNPGHSAKDRIALHIIRSAEKKGIIKPGDTIVETTSGNTGFSLAMISIVKGYKCILAVSNKSSQDKIDMLKALGAEVHVCPANVPADDPRSYYEVAKRLHREHPESIYINQYFNELNIEAHYETTGPEIWEQTKGKVTHVVVASGTGGTISGTGKYLKEQNPSIKVLGVDAVGSVLKKYHETGEFDESEISPYKIEGLGKNLIPTATDFDIIDVYEKVTDKEAAFKAREIVKTEGIFPGYTSGAVMQATQQYADKGYFDENSFVVVIFPDHGSRYMNKIYSDEWMRAQGFLNASSQKNIEVQYME, from the coding sequence ATGGTAAGAAATCAAGGAATTACACAAAATATTTTAGAACTTGTTGGGGAAACTCCCTTAGTTAAACTTCATAACATCACTAAAAATTTAAAAGGTAATTACTATGCTAAGCTGGAAGCTTTTAACCCAGGACATTCTGCTAAAGATAGAATAGCGTTGCATATCATAAGAAGTGCTGAAAAAAAAGGGATTATAAAACCAGGTGATACGATTGTAGAAACAACTTCAGGAAACACAGGTTTTAGTTTGGCTATGATAAGTATTGTTAAGGGATATAAATGTATTTTGGCAGTTAGTAATAAATCTTCTCAAGATAAAATAGATATGCTAAAAGCATTGGGAGCAGAAGTTCATGTATGCCCTGCGAATGTTCCAGCAGATGACCCTCGTTCTTATTACGAGGTAGCAAAAAGATTGCATAGAGAACATCCTGAATCAATTTACATTAACCAATATTTCAACGAACTAAATATAGAAGCTCATTATGAAACCACAGGACCAGAAATTTGGGAGCAAACAAAGGGTAAGGTAACTCATGTGGTTGTGGCAAGTGGAACGGGAGGAACTATTTCAGGAACAGGAAAATATCTGAAAGAACAAAATCCATCCATAAAAGTATTGGGCGTTGATGCAGTAGGGTCAGTTTTGAAGAAATATCATGAAACAGGTGAATTTGATGAGTCAGAAATAAGTCCATATAAAATAGAAGGTCTAGGTAAGAATTTAATACCAACGGCAACAGATTTTGATATTATTGATGTTTATGAAAAAGTAACTGACAAAGAAGCCGCATTTAAAGCACGTGAAATAGTAAAAACAGAAGGAATATTTCCAGGTTATACTAGTGGTGCAGTGATGCAAGCTACCCAACAATATGCAGATAAAGGTTATTTTGATGAAAACAGTTTTGTTGTAGTTATTTTTCCAGACCATGGCTCTCGTTATATGAATAAGATTTATTCAGATGAATGGATGAGAGCGCAAGGTTTTTTAAATGCTAGTAGTCAAAAGAATATAGAAGTTCAATATATGGAGTAG
- a CDS encoding S9 family peptidase, protein MNKIIPVVIAFNLIFVFACKNDTMKKNNMEAPIADKEPKKLEKHGDVRIDNYFWMRLSDEQKNAAEKDSQTQKVYDYLNAENAYFDKMTFNTKDFQEELFEEMKGRIKEDDASVPYKSNGYFYITRYEKGSQYPIYSRKKRTLEAIEEILFNVNDEAKGHDYFQLGGLNISPDNKLAAFAIDTVSRRQYVIKVKNLETGEIYPDEIKNTTGGSVWANDNKTLFYTKKDPLTLRSSKIFKHILGTSPDDDVEVFEEKDDTFGVFVTKTKSKKYIVIGSYSTVSSEYQVLEANDPTGNFKLIQPRERDLEYDIAHYQDCFYIKTNKDGAINFKLMKTPENKTEKENWVDVIPHREDTLLEDMSIFKDYLVLEERSEGLSKIRIKRWDETEDYYLPFEEETYSVGVYSNPDFDTDVIRYSYNSMTTPSSVIDFNMKSQTKEVKKEQEVLGGKFDKQNYTSKRIWAQARDGKKVAISLVYRKDLQINENTPVLQYAYGSYGYTIPDGFSTTRLSLLDRGFIYALAHIRGSQYLGRDWYEDGKMLFKKNTFTDFVDCSKYLIEKGYTSPKHLYAMGGSAGGLLMGAVINMNPELYNGIIAAVPFVDVISTMLDDSIPLTTGEYDEWGNPNNKEYYDYIKSYSPYDQVTAKQYPNMLVTTGLHDSQVQYWEPAKWVAKLRDLKTDKNVLYLHTNMEAGHGGASGRFDALKETAREYTFFLALEDKLKK, encoded by the coding sequence ATGAACAAAATAATACCAGTAGTTATTGCTTTTAACCTTATTTTTGTATTCGCTTGTAAAAATGATACAATGAAGAAAAATAACATGGAAGCACCTATAGCAGATAAAGAGCCAAAAAAATTAGAAAAACATGGAGACGTTAGAATAGATAATTATTTTTGGATGCGTTTGTCTGATGAGCAGAAAAATGCCGCAGAAAAAGATAGTCAAACTCAAAAAGTATATGATTATTTGAATGCTGAGAATGCGTATTTTGATAAAATGACTTTCAATACAAAAGATTTTCAGGAAGAGTTGTTTGAAGAAATGAAAGGGCGTATAAAAGAAGATGATGCATCTGTACCTTATAAGAGTAATGGGTATTTTTATATAACTCGTTATGAAAAAGGAAGTCAATATCCTATCTACTCTCGAAAGAAGCGCACTTTAGAGGCAATTGAAGAGATATTATTTAATGTGAATGATGAAGCAAAAGGGCATGATTATTTTCAGTTGGGAGGTTTAAATATATCACCAGATAATAAATTGGCTGCATTTGCAATTGATACAGTAAGTAGAAGGCAGTATGTGATTAAGGTAAAGAATCTTGAAACGGGTGAAATTTATCCAGATGAGATAAAAAATACAACTGGAGGCTCTGTTTGGGCGAATGATAATAAAACATTGTTTTACACAAAGAAAGATCCTTTAACCTTGCGTAGTTCAAAAATTTTTAAACATATTTTAGGAACTTCTCCTGATGATGATGTAGAAGTATTTGAGGAAAAGGATGATACTTTTGGAGTGTTTGTAACTAAAACAAAGTCGAAAAAGTATATTGTAATAGGTTCTTATAGCACTGTTTCTTCTGAGTATCAGGTATTAGAAGCTAATGATCCAACAGGTAATTTTAAACTGATTCAGCCTAGAGAAAGAGACTTAGAATACGATATAGCACATTATCAAGATTGCTTTTATATTAAAACAAATAAGGATGGAGCAATCAATTTTAAGTTAATGAAAACACCTGAAAATAAAACGGAGAAAGAGAATTGGGTAGATGTGATTCCGCATAGAGAGGATACCTTATTGGAAGACATGTCCATTTTTAAAGATTACTTAGTTTTAGAAGAACGTAGTGAAGGATTAAGTAAAATACGAATAAAACGTTGGGATGAAACAGAAGATTATTATCTGCCATTTGAAGAGGAAACATATTCGGTAGGAGTGTATTCAAATCCTGATTTTGATACAGATGTGATTCGTTATTCATACAATTCAATGACAACTCCTAGTTCAGTGATTGATTTTAATATGAAATCTCAAACAAAAGAAGTAAAGAAAGAGCAAGAGGTTTTAGGAGGTAAGTTTGACAAGCAAAACTATACAAGCAAGCGAATTTGGGCTCAGGCTAGAGACGGTAAAAAAGTAGCTATTTCTTTAGTTTACAGAAAAGATTTACAAATTAATGAAAATACGCCTGTATTACAGTATGCTTATGGCTCATATGGATATACGATTCCTGATGGGTTTAGTACTACTCGTTTAAGTTTATTAGATAGAGGTTTCATTTATGCTTTGGCGCATATAAGAGGAAGCCAATATTTAGGAAGAGATTGGTATGAGGATGGTAAAATGCTATTTAAAAAGAATACTTTTACTGATTTTGTTGACTGTTCTAAGTATTTAATAGAGAAAGGATACACGTCTCCAAAACATTTGTATGCAATGGGAGGTTCAGCGGGAGGATTATTGATGGGAGCTGTTATTAATATGAATCCAGAATTGTATAATGGAATTATTGCAGCGGTACCTTTTGTAGATGTAATTTCAACGATGCTAGATGATAGTATTCCATTAACAACAGGAGAATATGATGAATGGGGAAATCCTAATAATAAGGAGTATTATGATTATATAAAATCGTATTCGCCATACGATCAGGTAACAGCTAAGCAATATCCGAATATGTTGGTTACCACAGGGTTGCATGATAGTCAAGTACAATACTGGGAACCAGCGAAATGGGTGGCAAAATTACGTGATTTAAAAACAGATAAAAATGTATTATATCTTCATACGAATATGGAAGCAGGACATGGAGGAGCTTCAGGAAGGTTTGATGCATTAAAGGAAACTGCAAGAGAATATACTTTCTTTTTAGCTTTAGAAGACAAGTTGAAAAAATAA
- a CDS encoding YbaB/EbfC family nucleoid-associated protein — translation MFGDISGMMSKLKETQQKVEETKQRLNNVLIDETSSDGNIKVTVTANKEIKAININDKLLSDNEELEDYLIITLNKALKKAGDINEHEMGMAAKEGMPNIPGMDFFK, via the coding sequence ATGTTCGGAGATATTTCTGGAATGATGAGTAAATTAAAAGAAACTCAACAAAAAGTAGAAGAAACTAAACAGCGTTTAAATAATGTTTTAATTGATGAAACTTCTTCTGATGGCAATATTAAAGTTACCGTAACTGCTAATAAAGAAATTAAAGCTATCAATATCAATGATAAATTACTTTCTGATAATGAAGAATTAGAAGATTACTTAATTATTACTCTAAATAAAGCCTTAAAAAAAGCAGGAGATATTAATGAGCATGAGATGGGAATGGCCGCTAAAGAGGGAATGCCAAATATTCCTGGAATGGATTTCTTTAAATAA
- a CDS encoding DUF2752 domain-containing protein — protein MPLQIEEYMLPCLNKRLLGISCMGCGFQRAVALLIHGQFIEAFKMYPAIYTLIVLITFILLNLKYKFKNASKIIRILSLLSLLLIIGNFFLKNS, from the coding sequence ATGCCTTTACAGATAGAAGAATATATGCTTCCTTGTCTTAATAAACGGTTATTAGGCATTAGCTGTATGGGCTGCGGTTTTCAAAGAGCAGTCGCGTTACTTATTCATGGGCAATTTATAGAGGCTTTTAAAATGTATCCTGCTATTTATACTTTGATAGTACTAATTACATTTATTCTTTTAAATTTAAAATATAAATTTAAAAATGCCTCAAAAATCATACGAATCCTTAGCTTACTGAGCCTACTATTAATCATTGGTAACTTCTTTTTAAAAAATAGTTAA
- a CDS encoding CCC motif membrane protein — METQKLQYATLVYILAILGLPLCCCIGLGAIPSGIAYFIATSELNKYYAYPKRYTDQDNIYTGKIIALVVLIINLLYIAYTFYQIYTIGWDNLIEQSRILMEQYEQ, encoded by the coding sequence ATGGAAACACAAAAATTACAATATGCAACACTGGTTTATATTTTAGCCATCTTAGGGCTTCCTTTATGTTGTTGTATAGGATTAGGAGCCATTCCTTCTGGAATTGCTTACTTTATAGCTACTTCTGAGCTTAATAAGTATTATGCTTACCCTAAAAGATATACTGATCAGGATAATATTTATACAGGAAAAATAATTGCACTGGTAGTACTAATAATAAACCTGCTATATATTGCTTATACTTTCTACCAAATTTACACGATTGGTTGGGATAATCTTATAGAACAATCCAGAATATTAATGGAGCAATACGAACAATAA
- the rocD gene encoding ornithine--oxo-acid transaminase, with amino-acid sequence MAVLDQLTSQQAIDLENKHGAHNYHPLPVVLSKGEGVYVWDVEGKKYYDFLSAYSAVNQGHCHPKIVGAMVHQAQTLTLTSRAFYNDMLGRYEKFATELFGFDKLLPMNTGAEAVETALKLCRKWAYEVKKIDENDAQIVVCENNFHGRTTTIISFSNDPVARKNFGPFTNGFIKIGYDDLDALENTLKSNPNIAGFLVEPIQGEAGVYVPSEGYLSGAKALCEKYNVLFIADEVQTGIARTGKMLAVDHENVKPDILILGKALSGGAYPVSGVLANDNIMKVIKPGNHGSTFGGNPVAAAVAIAALEVVKEEDLANNAEALGKVFRAELAEFAKENDLVKAVRGKGLLNAILINDTEESSTAWDICIKLRDNGLLAKPTHGNIIRFAPPLVMSEEQLRDCIAIIKKTISEF; translated from the coding sequence ATGGCTGTTTTAGACCAATTAACTTCGCAACAAGCGATCGATTTAGAAAATAAACATGGAGCGCATAACTATCATCCGCTACCAGTAGTTTTAAGTAAAGGAGAAGGTGTGTATGTATGGGATGTAGAAGGTAAAAAATATTATGATTTTTTATCAGCATATTCTGCGGTAAACCAAGGGCATTGCCATCCTAAAATAGTAGGAGCAATGGTTCATCAAGCTCAAACCTTAACATTAACTTCAAGAGCATTTTATAATGATATGCTAGGGAGGTATGAAAAATTTGCAACAGAGCTATTTGGTTTTGATAAACTACTACCAATGAATACAGGGGCAGAAGCTGTAGAAACAGCTTTAAAGTTATGTAGAAAATGGGCTTATGAAGTAAAAAAGATAGATGAGAATGATGCTCAGATTGTAGTTTGTGAGAATAACTTTCATGGTCGTACGACTACTATCATCTCTTTTTCAAATGACCCTGTAGCTCGCAAAAACTTTGGTCCTTTTACTAATGGTTTTATCAAAATAGGATATGATGATTTAGATGCTTTGGAAAATACACTAAAGTCAAATCCAAATATTGCTGGATTTTTAGTAGAGCCTATTCAAGGAGAAGCGGGAGTATATGTTCCTTCTGAAGGATATTTATCAGGAGCTAAAGCTTTGTGTGAGAAGTATAATGTATTGTTTATAGCTGATGAGGTACAAACAGGAATTGCTCGTACAGGAAAGATGTTAGCAGTAGATCATGAAAATGTGAAGCCAGATATCCTAATTTTAGGGAAGGCTCTTAGTGGTGGAGCATATCCAGTATCAGGAGTATTGGCAAATGATAATATTATGAAAGTGATTAAACCAGGAAATCACGGATCTACATTTGGAGGAAATCCAGTAGCTGCTGCGGTTGCTATTGCAGCTTTAGAGGTAGTAAAAGAAGAAGATTTAGCTAATAATGCAGAAGCTTTAGGAAAAGTGTTTAGAGCTGAATTAGCAGAGTTTGCTAAAGAAAATGATTTGGTGAAAGCTGTGAGGGGGAAAGGTTTATTAAACGCTATTTTAATCAATGATACAGAGGAAAGCTCAACAGCTTGGGATATTTGTATCAAGCTTCGAGATAATGGCTTACTAGCAAAACCAACTCATGGAAATATCATTCGTTTTGCTCCACCTTTGGTAATGAGCGAAGAACAATTGAGAGATTGTATTGCAATTATAAAGAAAACAATTTCAGAATTTTAA
- a CDS encoding zinc metalloprotease: MIIRITKNDTEEFYSFNINATNDTVASSKLKLIERPNINLEDFCAVPPITNTPIYKRNASSLNQLPTGYYGSIGDPLKKTDWKLIIYKSGEDMDLDKALIFAGFAFGELQAFNSFTVEYRDGSSFLSRSKTFGLDSKTILERFGFYTKEIGVNSGVIPQNASLFHSTPLGEAHIFVRKDAFDGGRTLGIAKRNTENYRIGIISTEGTSTLAHELGHIFGARHYDHLTYDSGWWYKSVMHSGTNEVLVSDFGPVTYRFYNEENRKVMINTIQSEKIAE; encoded by the coding sequence ATGATCATTAGAATCACAAAAAATGATACTGAGGAATTTTATTCTTTTAATATAAACGCTACAAATGATACAGTAGCTAGCTCTAAATTAAAGTTAATTGAACGTCCTAATATTAATCTAGAAGATTTTTGTGCTGTACCCCCCATTACCAATACCCCTATTTACAAAAGAAATGCTTCATCTTTAAACCAACTACCTACTGGATATTACGGAAGTATTGGTGATCCTCTAAAAAAAACTGACTGGAAATTAATCATTTACAAATCAGGAGAAGATATGGATTTAGATAAGGCTCTTATATTTGCTGGTTTTGCTTTTGGCGAACTTCAAGCATTTAATTCTTTTACTGTGGAATATAGAGATGGATCTTCTTTTCTTTCACGATCAAAAACGTTTGGATTGGATTCTAAAACAATTTTGGAAAGGTTTGGATTTTACACTAAAGAAATTGGGGTAAACTCTGGCGTAATACCACAAAACGCCTCCTTATTTCACTCAACACCTCTCGGAGAAGCTCATATTTTTGTTAGAAAAGACGCTTTTGACGGCGGACGTACCTTAGGAATTGCTAAGCGTAATACCGAAAACTATAGAATAGGGATTATTAGTACAGAAGGTACTTCTACCCTAGCTCATGAACTAGGTCATATATTTGGCGCAAGACATTACGATCATCTTACCTATGACAGCGGATGGTGGTACAAATCAGTAATGCATTCTGGAACGAATGAGGTATTAGTTTCTGATTTTGGACCTGTAACCTATCGTTTTTATAACGAAGAAAACAGAAAAGTCATGATTAACACTATCCAATCAGAAAAAATAGCTGAATAA